The following coding sequences lie in one Cercospora beticola chromosome 9, complete sequence genomic window:
- a CDS encoding uncharacterized protein (BUSCO:EOG09260WU6), with the protein MPRVRATGGASASYAPSPVKGVLIPLNDDDEEKAQRLQNRKALHSRQMSSLKAAATTPQRKRKSLGRGEGDPATPAGDDDDPYAARGDHVTPMKRVPILANFETWMKMATDNKINANNSWDFALIDYFHDMSLLKEGNGVNFQKASCTLDGCVKIYTSRVDSVATETGKLLSGLADSGNKKRKGGEVEDGAEEDEDDENEDGTKKKGKKKAQRSAEATLATSLDTLKLKKMELEFSVDPLFKKAAADFDEGGAKGLLMNHLSIDSTGRIVFDSSDDAQDADTDDTRRDSMEPEGDNEDKSTIEAQIQEHEDGIVDVTALGARFFPDLTALDTQDICPSLKTFELGAGGDGSLDLPFLKAPENWRDEHPETSSEDQGADSNEQIAAFGDDDDEGPMGFDMPADVGFGEGGEAWARDAALQPQMRVYDASTGPDAGDDPAAEVGVFDTSSNTYGVTLQHRPHDQENILNYFDNALQKNWAGPEHWKIARIKEANTVKPTRTRKEKEPFEIDFAAPMSQDLANLLYTSAPNNSSISLPKKEWKSKDRNLLPDDKHFNSKDLLKLFLKPKAKMGARRSGPQGAGEVDEAYWAAHGAEDAQRPHPMDSDDVVQGDYDANFFQDDGLPMAGGPMDDDDDDFADAREHFSPGADDAAGPIGAGIDSVAGPTEGGASGDAFGANLVAQSRRSRPEYVQYARVAKKVDVRRLKEEMWRGIGFEQRPAPQTPAARPSIPALSFDDKSTLRFTDIMNNLQHVYPKQQMSDISTSYGFICLLHLANEKGLVIENVDDWTDLTVRKDFGAIIAEGDI; encoded by the exons atgcCTCGTGTGCGCGCGACTGGCGGCGCCTCGGCCAGCTACGCCCCGTCGCCCGTGAAGGGAGTGCTGATTCCgctcaacgacgacgacgaggagaaggccCAGCGCCTGCAGAACCGCAAAGCCTTGCATTCGCGCCAGATGTCGTCCCTCAAAGCCGCCGCGACTACGCCCCAGCGCAAGCGGAAGTCGCTGgggagaggcgaaggagatcccGCGACGCccgccggcgacgacgatgacccaTATGCAGCGCGAGGAGACCATGTAACGCCGATGAAGCGGGTGCCCATTCTGGCCAATTTCGAGACgtggatgaagatggcgaccgACAACAAGATCAACGCGAACAATTCGTGGGACTTCGCCCTGATCGATTACTTCCACGACATGAGCCTACTGAAAGAGGGCAACGGCGTGAATTTCCAGAAGGCGAGTTGCACCCTGGACGGGTGTGTCAAGATCTACACAAGCCGAGTGGATAGTGTGGCCACAGAGACCGGAAAGCTGCTGAGCGGATTGGCAGACAGCGGCAACAAGAAGCGGAAGGGCGGAGAAGTGGAGGATGGtgccgaggaggacgaggacgatgagaacGAGGATGGGACGAAGaaaaagggcaagaagaaggcgcaacGATCTGCTGAGGCCACTCTTGCGACTTCATTGGATACgctgaagctcaagaagatggAGTTGGAATTTTCTGTGGACCCATTGTTCAAAAAGGCTGCGGCAGACTTTGATGAGGGTGGTGCGAAAGGCCTTCTCATGAATCATTTGTCAATCGACAGCACAGGACGGATTGTGTTTGACAGCAGTGATGATGCGCAGGATGCGGATACGGACGACACTCGAAGGGATAGCATGGAGCCTGAGGGCGACAACGAGGACAAGTCGACGATCGAAGCACAAATACAGGAACACGAAGACGGTATTGTGGACGTTACTGCCTTGGGCGCACGATTCTTCCCCGATCTGACTGCACTGGACACGCAAGATATTTGCCCATCGCTCAAAACATTCGAGCTCGGGGCGGGCGGCGATGGATCGCTCGATCTGCCCTTCCTTAAAGCACCGGAGAACTGGCGAGACGAGCATCCTGAGACCAGCAGCGAGGACCAAGGCGCGGACTCGAATGAGCAGATCGCAGCTtttggcgacgacgatgacgaaggcCCTATGGGATTCGATATGCCCGCAGATGTTGGATTCGGTGAAGGCGGCGAAGCGTGGGCACGAGACGCTGCACTACAGCCTCAAATGCGCGTATATGACGCTTCAACTGGCCCAGACGCTGGAGATGATCCCGCCGCAGAAGTGGGCGTGTTTGATACGAGCAGCAACACGTACGGAGTGACGCTCCAGCATCGGCCGCACGATCAAGAAAATATCTTGAATTACTTCGACAACGCGCTGCAAAAGAATTGGGCCGGACCTGAGCACTGGAAAATCGCACGCATAAAAGAGGCCAATACGGTCAAGCCTACACGAACGCGCAAGGAGAAAGAGCCGTTCGAGATCGACTTTGCGGCGCCAATGTCACAAGACTTGGCGAATTTGCTGTACACGAGTGCGCCAAACAACAGCAGTATATCGTTGCCGAAGAAGGAATGGAAGAGCAAGGATCGAAATCTGCTTCCGGACGACAAACATTTCAACTCAAAGGACCTCCTCAAACTGTTCTTGAAACCCAAGGCTAAAATGGGAGCACGAAGATCCGGTCCTCAAGGAGCTGGAGAGGTAGATGAGGCGTATTGGGCGGCGCATGGGGCGGAAGACGCGCAACGTCCTCATCCAATGGACTCGGACGATGTTGTACAGGGCGACTACGATGCCAACTTCTTCCAGGACGATGGACTGCCAATGGCTGGCGGGCCAAtggatgacgacgacgatgacttcgCAGATGCTCGAGAGCACTTTTCTCCTGGCGCAGATGACGCTGCAGGTCCAATTGGTGCTGGCATTGACAGCGTCGCTGGGCCGACCGAGGGAGGCGCCAGCGGAGACGCTTTTGGTGCCAATCTTGTGGCCCAGTCACGGCGGTCTCGACCTGAATATGTACAGTATGCTCgtgtggcgaagaaggtcgATGTGAGGCGACTAAAGGAAGAAATGTGGCGGGGAATTGGCTTCGAACAAAG GCCAGCGCCGCAAACTCCAGCCGCACGACCATCCATTCCAGCTCTTTCCTTTGACGACAAGTCGACGCTGCGGTTCACAGACATCATGAACAACCTGCAACATGTTTATCCAAAGCAACAAATGAGCGACATCAGCACATCATATGGTTTCATTTGTCTGTTGCATCTCGCAAACGAAAAGGGGCTGGTAATTGAGAACGTGGATGACTGGACCGACTTGACGGTGCGGAAAGACTTCGGCGCCATCATTGCGGAGGGCGATATATGA
- the LSM6 gene encoding U4/U6-U5 snRNP complex subunit lsm6, protein MSAEPENPPNGEADARDPSGFLSEIIGAPVTVKLNSGVVYKGELQSVDGYMNIALEDTKEFVDGKLRRNYGDAFVRGNNVMYISADAAQ, encoded by the exons ATGTCGGCCGAACCTGAGAACCCGCCAAATGGCGAAGCTGATGCTCGCGATCCCTCTGGATTTTTGAGTGAGATCATTGGAGCTCCTGTGACTGTGAAGCTCAATTCGGGAGTCGTCTACAAAG GCGAGCTTCAATCTGTCGATGGATACATGAACATTGCTCTCGAGGACACCAAAGAATTCGTGGATGGCAAGCTGAGGCGGAATTACGGTGATGCTTTTGTGAGAGGCAACAATG TCATGTACATTTCGGCAGATGCAGCGCAATGA
- a CDS encoding uncharacterized protein (MEROPS:MER0064210), translating into MPLTKHNASPQPSGRSSGSGFHPFGGRVSRHFGDSLSPDDAYLSYYDIRLTREDVDSIKNDWLTDNAISFWQEYLEREKLIHYPKANIVLLRPTMSFMLQKTKNPIDLKSALPNFERTTHIFLPINDCQSVTTAEGGSHWSLLLVSAIDGVAFHYDSLNNSNYHEARLTAHKMSQLLGKPLNFINLQDSPQQDNGMDCGVYVCLLMQHLLISKLLKAHAQDKISMSMRGKEVDASGGRKEILRVIEARRKEGERRRSRSGSPAGKSGSKSKSPPRIGAENE; encoded by the exons ATGCCTTTGACCAAACACAACGCCTCGCCGCAACCTTCAGGGCGCAGTTCGGGTTCAGGGTTCCATCCGTTTGGAGGTCGAg TGAGCAGGCACTTCGGGGATTCT CTATCACCAGACGATGCCTACCTCAGCTACTACGACATCCGCCTCACGCGCGAAGACGTTGACTCGATCAAAAACGACTGGCTGACCGACAATGCAATCTCCTTCTGGCAAGAGTACCTCGAGCGCGAGAAGCTCATCCACTACCCCAAAGCCAACATCGTCCTCCTACGACCGACAATGAGCTTCATGCTACAAAAGACTAAGAATCCTATTGACCTGAAAAGCGCACTGCCCAATTTCGAGAGGACAACCCACATCTTTCTTCCCATCAACGACTGCCAGAGCGTCACTACAGCCGAGGGCGGGTCGCACTGGTCACTGCTGCTCGTCTCAGCCATCGATGGCGTCGCCTTCCACTACGACTCGCTGAACAACTCGAATTACCACGAGGCGAGACTCACTGCCCACAAAATGTCGCAACTGCTTGGGAAGCCTCTGAACTTCATCAACCTGCAGGACTCCCCGCAACAGGACAACGGCATGGACTGTGGAGTGTATGTGTGCCTGCTGATGCAGCACCTTCTGATATCCAAACTACTCAAGGCACATGCTCAGGACAAGATCAGCATGAGCATGCGCGGGAAGGAAGTTGATGCCTCAGGAGGGCGGAAGGAGATCTTGCGTGTCATTGAGGCGAGGCGGAAAGAAGGCGAGAGGCGGCGATC GCGAAGTGGAAGTCCAGCAGGCAAATCTGGTTCCAAGAGCAAATCACCGCCTCGAATCGGCGCCGAGAACGAATGA
- a CDS encoding uncharacterized protein (BUSCO:EOG09265F2Y), which produces MKLLTMNFLTCARKTCKSSPAAFPLHPKEAELEQIELDMNPLFIKNMLPRLDWEAMKTLTQELGLPNLPAETPEPEALVDENEEPSQILKDLHLLLMETSIASGKLVCGNCGHEYAVKEGIANFLLPSHMV; this is translated from the exons ATGAAGTTACTTACTATGAATTTCCTCACTTGCGCGCGCAAGACGTGCAAGTCTTCGCCGGCGGCCTTCCCTTTGCATCCAAAGGAGGCAGAACTCGAACAGATCGAGCTGGACATGAACCCGCTGTTTATCAAGAACATGCTTCCTCGACTGGACTGGGAGGCCATGAAGACTTTGACACAAGAG CTCGGGCTGCCGAATCTGCCAGCAGAGACCCCAGAACCAGAAGCACTCGTCGACGAGAATGAGGAGCCATCACAAATCTTGAAAGATCTCCACCTGCTGCTCATGGAGACGAGCATCGCAAGTGGAAAGCTAGTCTGCGGCAACTGCGGCCACGAATACGCAGTGAAGGAAGGAATTGCCAACTTCCTCTTGCCAAGCCATATGGTTTGA
- a CDS encoding Glycerol-3-phosphate dehydrogenase [NAD(+)], translated as MSLPGIYLSRSCLTSYLLPHSRIRLPSKPPRFLSFATTATTTARSRHSPRHCPFITVRGTQTDSANMATLGAASQKHKVAIIGSGNWGTTIAKVVAENTTANPDLFERDVQMWVYEEQVTVDQQQQKLTQVINTKHENVKYLPNIPLPTNIIANPDLIDTVRDATILVFNLPHQFIARTCDTLKGHVVPFARGISCIKGVNVTEDKCELFSDTIGQQLGIYCGALSGANIATEVALEKWSETTVAYHPPEMDSRHQTPVGSRRGSESGAQKVGLDSGHVAKPGVKTTKLKALPTDYPPLSHNNIKKLFHRPYFHVRMVHDVAGVSLGGALKNVVALAAGWVDGLGWGDNAKAAVMRVGIMEEVKFGKTFFSNSVRTETFTEESCGVADMITSCSGGRNFRCAKMSVKEGKPIGEIEERELNGQKLQGTSTAYEVNAFLKKEGKEREFPLFTAVYNILEGNKKPEDIPDLLEDRADE; from the exons ATGTCGCTGCCAGGCATATATCTCTCTCGCAGCTGCCTCACTTCGTACCTGCTTCCTCACTCTCGAATACGCCTGCCTTCCAAACCTCCAAGATTTCTATCCTTTGCGACCACTGCCACGACTACTGCTCGATCGAGACACTCTCCACGACATTGCCCATTCATTACCGTTCGAGGCACTCAGACCGACTCAGCCAACATGGCCACTCTCGGAGCGGCATCGCAGAAGCACAAGGTGGCCATCATTGGCTCCGGCAACTGGGGTACCACAATCGCCAAAGTCGTTGCCGAGAACACTACAGCCAACCCCGACTTATTCGAGCGAGATGTCCAGATGTGGGTGTATGAAGAGCAGGTGACAGTggaccagcaacagcagaagctcaCACAGGTCATTAACACCAAACACGAGAACGTCAAGTACCTGCCGAATATCCCTCTGCCTACCAACATTATCGCCAACCCGGACCTGATCGATACCGTACGAGATGCCACAATCCTGGTCTTCAACCTACCCCATCAATTCATTGCTCGTACCTGCGACACTCTCAAGGGACACGTCGTGCCATTCGCTCGAGGGATCAGCTGTATCAAGGGCGTAAACGTGACCGAGGACAAATGCGAACTTTTCAGTGACACCATTGGACAACAGCTAGGCATCTACTGTGGTGCACTGAGTGGAGCCAACATTGCTACAGAAGTGGCTTTGGAAAAATGGTCAGAGACCACTGTCGCCTACCACCCGCCGGAGATGGACAGCAGGCACCAGACACCAGTAGGCTCAAGGCGTGGGTCCGAGAGCGGAGCGCAAAAGGTGGGCTTGGACAGCGGGCATGTTGCTAAACCCGgcgtgaagacgacgaagttGAAG GCCCTTCCTACCGATTATCCTCCCCTCAgccacaacaacatcaagaaGCTCTTCCACCGACCATATTTCCACGTGCGAATGGTACACGATGTGGCTGGCGTCTCGCTCGGAGGAGCTCTCAAGAACGTTGTCGCCCTGGCTGCAGGCTGGGTAGATGGCTTGGGCTGGGGTGACAATGCCAAAGCAGCAGTCATGCGCGTGGGCATCATGGAAGAGGTCAAGTTCGGCAAGACATTCTTCAGCAATAGCGTCCGGACCGAAACTTTCACAGAAGAGTCATGTGGTGTCGCAGACATGATCACATCCTGCTCCGGTGGCAGGAACTTCCGATGTGCCAAAATGTCTGTAAAAGAGGGAAAACCTATTGGTGAGATTGAAGAGAGAGAGTTGAATGGCCAAAAGCTGCAAGGAACAAGCACAGCATATGAGGTGAATGCCTTCCTGAAGAAAGAGGGCAAGGAAAGAGAATTTCCTCTGTTCACCGCGGTATACAATATCTTGGAGGGCAACAAAAAGCCTGAAGACATTCCAGATCTCCTCGAGGATCGAGCTGACGAGTAG